Part of the Myxocyprinus asiaticus isolate MX2 ecotype Aquarium Trade chromosome 17, UBuf_Myxa_2, whole genome shotgun sequence genome, acaaaattgctcgatgcttttgccatcttcaccgatctgtggaagaatgcttatgtgcgcaggcacgtagtgtttctttacaaagtgacatcgccaactactggcatgcacaatacagcgtttttagtcgttttcgcggatccgtgtgaacagggatcgttttgacaatgttgtcgtctgtacgcgaaacatttcaaaaacacaaatgaaaaactttacatttttagtacatcgttttCGTGTAAATGCAccctcagtgtctctttgcttgacatcatggaaaaatcaaaagaaatcagccaagaccacagaaaataaattgtggacctccacaagtctacccacaatgtttgacccaagttaaacaatttaaaggcaatgctaccaaatactaacaaagtttatgtaaacttctgacccattgggaatgtgatggaagaaataaaagctgaaataaataattctctctactattattttgacatttcacattcttaaaataaagtagtgatccttacTACAAGACAGGGAAtactttctacgattaaatgtcaggaattgtgaaaaaaactgATGTAACAGAGTTCATATTttcagggcaaatggaggagGCAGCGGAAACAGTCAACAGGagtattttattacatttcagcATCATTCACAAAACTCAGAGGCCAAGTACGGCACACACACGACAACAATTCTAGTCACGCGCACACACAGGAACAATTTCTCTCTTTCCCCAGACTGATGTGCTTGTCatccttttcaggtctccctccaccatcactataatgagagacaggtgttaatgataatgacagcccatgtgacaagccttaccgctctccctctccacAACCACGCCTCCATTCCCACaacggagtttaaatgtatttggctaaggtgtatgcaaacttctgtgtgggtgcctcgtgccgcccaccacaagatgccgccctgggcaactgcacatgtcgcccatgcctaaatccgctactgcagcttatccttgagtaatcatgctaaattgctaatttggaagtagaaaattacttgccattatatcaaacacagttgaaagctatttggttcattaaatgaagcttaatattgtctttgtgtttgtttatgagggtacgtttacacgtcaacgatgtactaaaaacggaaacgttttccctttgtgtttttgaaaaatttcgcgtacagacgacaacattgtcaaaacgatctcCGTACACATGGATctgtgaaaacgactaaaaacgctgtattatgcatgccaggccagtagttggcaatgtgactttgtaaagaaacactacgcgcctgcacacataagcattcttccacagagcagtgaatgcaaacaatgaagatggtgaaagcatcaagcaattttgtctggacggatgatgatgttgctttattactacaagtcttgagcagcacaaacacagtcctgtagtccgccattgtagttttgaatgtctcgcgcttTGTTTGAAGTACTCgtgtgcatgcctatagactgaacacgtaatacgcgtgcacatgacgtcatcgttttcacaaattcgcatttttgtatgtttacgcggagacgataacggcatcgttttcaaaaacttgcactttgaaacccgttttcaaaagtttgcattttcaggccccaaaaacggcattgtcgtgtaaacgaacagccaaaatgcataaaaagttttctgtttttagttgaaaacgttttcgtgtaaatggcccctgagttgccacagtatgcaatagactggcatgtcttaagttcaatattaggtcaaaaatggcaaaaaagaaacagctttcgcTAGAAACTCGTAggtcaatcattgtttttaggAGTGAAGgtaatacaatgcttgaaattgccaaaaaactgaagatttcatacaaaggtgtacactacagtcttcaaagacaaaggacaactggctctaacaaggacagaaagagatgtggaaggcccagacgtacaactaaacaagaggataagtacatcagagcctctagtttgagaaatagatgcctcacatgtcctcagctgacagcttcattgaattctacccgctcaacaccagtttcatgtacaacagtaagagaagactcaggggtgcaggccttatgggaagaattgcaaagaaaaagccacttttgaaacagaaaaacaaaaagaaaaggttagagtgaaacacagacattgaacaacagataattggaaaagagtgttatggatcttaaccccattgagcttttgtgggatcagctagactgtaaggtgcatgagaagtgcccgacaagacagccacatctatggcaagtgctacaggaagcgtggggtgaaatgtcacctgagtatctggacaaactgacagctagaatgccaaagatctgtaaagctgtcaatgctgcacgtggagaattgttttgatgagaactctttgaagtattttaagaagttctgaaaaaaaaatttcaaatcgtaatagtaatttttaaacattattaatgtcctgactatacattgtgaccagtgtatgtaactttttatgtgttaaaatacttctatccaagcttaatatgcagagacaactattagtaagtcAAACTGTTAACAAAGTGTTTCTGTTGCGCTAAAataattgttctgtttgtttgagtgacccGCTTTGACCCACCCCagcaacgttactcaaccaatagtgtgagcTGGGGGGCAGGACTATccctttgtttgaccaatgggagtgtattcagaaagctgttttgaaaataaaatttatttttgcaattctgtttggtggtgctGGTGGTGCataaatgacatacttcagctttaatgcactatgaactaacatgaactaacaatgaacaattgtatttttatgaactaactagtgcccgaccgatatatcggtcagtcGATTTAGCCTTTCGTCtatatatcggtatcagcgtatatatgtttaccgatatatGCAACACAGATATGAAAacgttttttcagaacatataatgcagaaaacaatgctttagaattggtgtcataacgtagtttgtccagcagatcGTGCTccgtctccattgtttacagagctgactctgaactgacagtggctctgcagacagggcagagttaagCAGTGCAGATTTGAGCGGTCTCTTCTCtttaagttgctaactagtttgtgaaatacatactggaaagttgataaacaatgaccccatcattttcccttttcaatataactaatataacattaaccctgtccctgacaaccatgtcactcatgtttatcacatctgtttgttatgttagccagctatggtttgtcagtgcagtcagtaatgtagcagattgaaaggtaaacatcagagcatctattgcagctcagcagacaatggtgcggtggtggattgtgtctgttgagtgttgatttcacgctatgttgttgcctagttggtgagacgcaatgctggaaagtaaataaagtccatgttttactctccgtgacaacgagcttataactaactagctaaccacgtagctactttcataccttgtcagctgagtggacactaatgtgtaaacatgtattcaccaaactgtttcgttcaggattcacagtttagtaccccttcaaccgaacaattccagtcgttgtatttataaaaatgtcatatttagaagttgttgaaagtttcccctgaacttgtatagcagaatatggtgtaacaccactgccgctgtttatctcttgactcggcaggtgtaaatgcttcttgttttacaacctgccactaattgactggcagtattaatatagtgagcatttgactgatactaaacagtactgatttttatttagctatttattgtatttttatttattctttattttaatggtcagcatttgactgatattaaacatacagtactgatttttatttagctatttattgtatgtttaattattctttattttaatggtcagcatttgactgatactaaattatagtactgatgtttatttagctatttgttgtatttttatttattctttattttctcattgtTCATTTCTAGTacttgttgacaatgtataataataatgtaaaatattctttgataaaaagatttgtttaagaaagcagccttctgagtacctttgcatagtcatatcggtaaaaagcattatgcattaactaatgttaacgaatggatcctttgtaaagtgctaccatatttttttctgtgttgaCCCTGCACATACACATTGATAAAATCTGAAGATTCAAGAAACAATATTTGCTATTCCTCAAGTTAAGGCAATTCAAACAATAACAAATCCCTTTTAAAAAGTATATAGTTACAGTAGGTGGAGGTAGACATCTTTCACTAGAAGCACACAAAGGtagcatttaatttcaaaataaaactttaatcTGTTTTTCCTATAAAAGAAATCAGACATTtatcttaaaaacatttacataaatttgAGAGAATCCTGAAGGCAATGCATCTTTCAAAAAACAAGTATGATCAGTTGCTCAATATTTAATGCATCAGATGTCTTAGTAGAAAAACAATCTTGGAGTTCCCTCACAACAGGGTCCATTCAGTATTAAAGTCCCTGAGGATCTCTTCACAAAGTCTGTGAAATCAACccaataaaaagataaaaataggCCATTGGTTGAGGCAGCTCTTTTAAGTATGTTCAGTAATTTAGTTGGCTTCATTACATGCTACAATTTAACCTTAAAATGTCAACCAAAagtttataaaataatctgtttaattgtTTTAAGGAACTGAAATCCATATGGATTATGACCTATTGATCCATAAATAGAGCATATTGCACATCAGAGCATTGATCAGTTCAGTTTCTTAAAATAtgaaatccaaaactataattaTAGGTAGTAAAGATAAGATTCATGGATATTTGTCTGAATTTGTCacgttatgttttatgtttaaaacatGAAGCTTTTTAACAGCCGATACCTGGAAACAACAGATCCTTTACTCTGAACCAATCAATTTTACTAGAGGACCAAAAGTGATATGACCTGTTTGTCAAGGAGAGGGACTGTGGGCGggctaatcaaccaatcatgaaAGGTTCAGTTTACATTGAAAGAACTTGTTTTGTTGAGAAAACAATATTGATTACTCACAGAGGTCTACTGAATCTTGATATGATTGTATGTAGATGCTTTTGCAAAGTAATGAAAAATCAATATCTGCAAAATGTGTTCTGCAAAGTAAATCTGTGCAAAAGGGTGGAACTTCCCTTAACAGGCAGTGGCTCAATCCATGAGAGCTGCAAGAAGAACAGGGCAGTTGGGTGTTCACCATCCCACCACTGGATCCCACAAGGAGGCGGCACAGAAACCCTTCCCTTCAACTTTATTGTCCAGACAACTCAGGTGACACCTTTCCAATGTCTTGTTGATTAACTGGTAAATCAACAAGTCATTGGAAGGATACTATTACTAGAGCATGTAAAGTAAACCTTTCCACTTTCATGCCTAATGATTTCTGCAATGCATTATTAGCATTGCCACAACAGTTCTTGGTGACCAAATTAAAGTTAAACTATCAACATGTTTATAGTTAGCTACCTGAATAATCACACATTTGGTTCAATTTGATTCATTTTAAGGCAACACCCCTTTGAATACTGAGTAGcaccacagtaacacaagaatgcaCTTTAGTATGTAGAATACTTACATCATAAAGACTGGACACATGATTACTGGCcaattcggatgaagtatcattacatGGGTAGAGACAGCGCTAAAAGCAGAATAAGACGTTGGTCGTTTTCGAAATGGTATACTACCATACTGCTCTTACTATTTCTGGTATACATAGATATGACAGAAGCAGtacgagtagtatgggtagtatgccattttcatgtggagttcaaagcagcactTGACACCCTGATTCAAATCATGTGAATTCCATATACAAAGTGGATAACCACAGCCTGCTGGCCATTTAATATTGTAGagaatgagggtttaagagatttcatGCTCAttacaatgaatatgcaacctatggggaatagttctttcaatcagtcaaactcccacttagactttaggAAGCGTTTAATATTACTAATATTGGTGctatttagtgcatttctatatttatactgtggaaggctttatttggaaaatgttaataaagcattattgtaacattttgttttgttttctttcctaaggaaataaatgcattttgacaggaaaagaagtatatatagagtcaaatttcagcacattcaaaatctgcgattaatcaagattgtgaaaaattatgcgattaatcgccataaaactttttaattaactgacagaattaaatcatattaaaaaaatatgattcaatCTTAAATTTGCAATAGCAGACCTTATCCTAAACATTAAAGCAAACTAAATTCATTCAATTAATCTATTTTATGTCCATTGATCACATACCTGGATCAGTGAAGACCCATGTAGAAATGTTTGCTCCACTGCTCATGATGTATTCCACATACAGACTGGCTTCAGTGCCAGCTTTACCACCTCCCTGAGTGCCCACGACCCGCTCTACGGCTGACATGTGCATGAATCCCCCAGCAAACAGACTCATAAACTCAGCCAAGTCTGCAGGTTCATAATACTGCTCTAAGAACTAACCAGTGTACAGTCTAAAGTTAGTGGAGAAATTCGGCTCCAGCATTCAGTACATTTCAGAATTCTGTTTGGattatgaaataattaaataaatatgaggGTTATACCTGTGCCACTGCCTACCTGTTGTTTGCGGCAGTGCCCACATCTTTTACTGTAAGGTTATAGTGACTCCTGATGACTGAGGGGGTTACACTCAAGTGATAACCTATTCCTGATAGTCTAGCTCCTCCCCAGCTTTTACTGATATCCTGTCCTTGTGGTGgaaaatggtgaaaaacaaaaaacaaaaaaaccctaAATTTACAACACAAAACAGATTTAAAAGCAATTAAAGGTTTTCCATCAGGGACATATGATACTATGCTTGCTTATGATATAATACTGCCAGAGAGGGGGAAAAATACTTGAAGTCTCATTCAAGAGCAAAGCTTTAAACATGGGATGAACGTTTCTGGAGAGACAATGGTGTGAAGACAAGGCTGCTCACCAATGTCTAGATGCTGTGAGACATCTTCATGAACTGAGTATAGAGATGTTGACCTCTACAGAGTGTGTCCATCTCTCCTGTAGCAGTGAAATTTAGTACCAGGGAGTAATGTGTCTGCTACTCTGAGAAAACAGTGAAAAAAGAGAGGCCTGTTGATGAATAAACATTCATATTCACTCATATTATGTTTTACCCTTATCAATTAAAACTATTATTTAGCTAATAAAACTTCTCAATGTCAAGTGCACACACTATGTATGAATAAAGACTACCTTTTTAACCCTGctttatctaaaaaataaaaatgacatttttcagaacTAATCAAATTCTTGGATACTGTGGCAAAGTTTACTAAAATCATCCTTACTGAACAGTTATGACACACTGAAGAAAGTTCAGAGTTACGACCGTGTGACAGTTTTTGACCGCATTACTCTGAAGCCAGTTCtgcatgacttaaaaaaaaaaaaaaaaaaaactttctcagTCAGCTGAGATGGCTGCACaagagcagtgacttcttccaaGCTCAGAATCTTccctaaagaaaaagaaagagagtgagtgagaacTAAGTGGTTTATCATTTCATTGTTAGGATCAAGACAAATGAGAGGCTCTTTACCATATTGTTGTGAATCTGGGTCTAACACTAGTTTCAGTAACTCTTTTAACTGATCCACATTCTGCTGCTTCAGTGCAAACGTGAGCACTTCTTTCAAAGGTCTAACCCTTTCAACAAGGATCCAGTCCTCAGGATAACGCTGTTAAAGGTCTGTTTTGTGCATAAAACTACATGGTGAAATTACTCGAACCTCGAATAAAAATTCATATTGgacatttattaaaggaatagctcaccaaaaatgaaaatgatctcatttactaaccctcatgccatcctagatgtgtataatgttctttcttctgatgaacacaaaaggacatttttaaaagagtatctcagctctgtaggtcctttcaatgcagggtccaaaactttgaagtcccaaaaagcacataaaggcaccataaaagtaatccatacaactctggTGGTAaaaaccatgtcttcagaagcgatatgacagatgtgggtgagaaacagatcaaatacataagtccttttttactgtaaattatcctccctgcccagtaggtggcaatatgcacaaagagtgtgaaacgcccccccccccaaaaaagaaaaaaactcgtAGGATTGtgtttaggagggctgtttgaaagtggagatttatagtagtttctcacccaaacctatcatatcgcttctgaagacatgtatttaaccaccggagtcgtatggcttacttttatgctgcctttatgtgctttttggagcttcaacgttttggaccctgttgacttgcattgtatggacctacagagctgagttattcttaaaatgtttatttgtgttccacagaagaaagaaagtcatacacatctgggatggcattagagtgagtaaatgatgagaatttaaatttttggtgaactattcctttaagggcagATCTCAAGATGGCTGGCAATTAATCACATGCAAAGTCATAGTTTGAGATCAGTTATTATTAAATAGTGGCATGCAGGTGTCTTACGAAGCATCTTGATCAGCCTCAAGCAGATCCCCATTGACGAGCCAAATAAAGCTCAGGACAAAAACAGCAAGCCTGTAAAACTGaatactgtcactttaagaaacAATATACTGGGCATTCACTTAATGGCCCATGCTTTAAAACAATAGGTTACTTTAAGAGCATTTTGTCTATTTAACTATGAACCGTCTACTCTAGAAAAACGTGTTAGAATACTGAACCAAGAGTAGAAGCGAACATGAATAATCTGCATCACAATCAAGAGTTTCTCCTGACCATCTGACCTCGTGTAGTGTAATGCAGTCTGTGAGATTTACAAATACAGAGTTTCCGCAAATATAATGACTGAGTTATAACTATACATGCTGCAAGATATAAAATATCATGCAACTTACAGTTTCCATCTGTTTCACTGATGGTAATCTCTGCAGAAGTCTTAAACCCACACACCCAAATATCATTGCCAGACCACAGTAATATGTATATAATGTAGACAAATATAACTACAGTAATTTATATAACAgtatattttcaaattaattacaAAGACCCAGGTTTGCATAACTTACAAAATAATTGTTGTACTTCTGTAACAGCGAACAGATGAACCTCAACTCCCATTTCATGCTGGTGAAATTAAGAGGCCATGCTTCTTAAataaacaatacaatcacattaAGAGATAAGGttagaatttaaagggatagttcacccaaaaatttaaatcctctcattatttactcaccctcataccattacagatgtgtatgactttctttcttctgcagaacacaaataaaattttttagaagaatatttcagttctgtaggtccatacaatgcaagtgaatggtgaccaaaactatgaagttccaaaaagcacataaaggcatcattaaagttcaaatatttgtttgtgttctgcagaagaaagaaagtcatacacatctgggatggcatgaggttgagtaaatgatgagagaatttctatttttgggtgaactgttccttcaaGGATTTCTGTTATGGGcttatggatttatttatttatttgcaaactataaTCATAGTTGACATGCATTTACAGAAACATCTTTGCAGCTAGTTGATAGCAATTATGGAAGGCAATGACAAAATTCTGTTACTGGTGTCAAATCTCTGTGAACTGTTGCAGAACATCTGATCATAAGTCACTGAAATTACAGTATGTGATATGGACTCATTGCCCTTATTTTATGGAGTTACAAATATCGTTATTGTTTTGGCACAATACATGTGTCCAGTCCACCTTTTTATGATAGTATGACTCATTGTTGTGAATGATGAAGCCAATGATGTTGATGCCATCCGTTGATCTAATGATTCTGACTGAGCGGTCATGAGAGGTTAGAGTAGATAAAGAGTGAGAAATGTCAGTGCTGATGGTCAAAATACAGTTTATGGGAGTATAAGCCTGGATAAAGGGGAGAAGGTGCTACTGTATGTTGTCAAAGATTATCCATGTTGCTATGGGTCTTGACAGAAAagatagttgttgttttttaaataaatgttaaattaattaatgtaaagTAGTACTTTCAGTAACTTTTGCAACGCACTTTGAATCGACACTgccatttatataatatataaaaaatatatattttttggaaatATATTTCCAGTGAATAAAACTACAGTAtgtgaatgtttgaaatgtttcttTAGCTACTAGAATATGTTTACTATTCTGTTTGAATGGGgtatttttttctacttttaagaaaataagaattattatattagttattattattaatataaaaagtaTCTTTGAGGTCAGAGAGAAAGCAGGGGAAATACACTCCATGGCAAGAACTCCACAGTCTAACGTGAAAACCTTTTATAGAGTAGTGCTAGTTAAGCCAGCCTGCAAATCAGCACACACTCAGCTGCATGTTGACATGGCTGAGCTACTTTAGAGTGGTGTACCACTCATATTGTAAATTGAGTGTTCAGGTGGTGCCTTTGGAAATATGCTTTACCTCAACATTATGATCCAAGGTTGAATTTCCATGGTACCCCATTTTAGGCTGGACATTTTATGAAACATAATTTTCCGCTTGAGAACTGGAGCAGTTTCCATGGATATAGGCTAACTGTAATGGAATAGTAATGGATTATATTATGTTCCCTCTTGGATTCTAGTAAGCGACAAGTGAAAAGAAGCATATGCTTGATTTAAGATTATGCATATGATAGTCTTTATTTTCGTAGGTGTAAATAAGGAGACAGATGGTTAGTATTAAGATCTAAATCCTTCCTATTAATCTACTGTACATGAATGCTCTCACTGATGGGTTGATCAGCAGATGAAATATGATATAACATTTTAAATGCCTTTagtaggtttatatatatatatatatatatatatatatatatatatatatatatatatatataaattattaaattatagtgGGAAAATAACTGAAGTACTTGCAGGATCTCCTGTGTGGAGTGGTATTAGCGCTTGTAATTCTGCAAAGAGAAAATATCCCAAGACTTTGTTATCAATTAATACCCACAGGACTAATGTATTCTTTCAGTTTGAatcctaaattaaattaaataaaacaataaattacaatattcaatataatattattatacatGCTATATCTGGACTAATTATGAATAGATATCTTTTGTGATTGCATGGTTTattgtaaattaatatttattttccttttttcactTTAAGACATTTCtgaatacatatattttaatagCAGAAAAACAGTCCAAGTTTTTGCAAACAATTCTTCGTAGCTGGCATTTTGTATTGATGAATAAcatcataaaataaattatatagggTGCCATGGTGTTTATTGCTTTTTGTGTCATCCAAAGTATTGGTTTCTGTGTGCCATttaagtgtaaatatatgatTATATTACTTATTAGTTtgctattattaatat contains:
- the tpp1 gene encoding LOW QUALITY PROTEIN: tripeptidyl-peptidase 1 (The sequence of the model RefSeq protein was modified relative to this genomic sequence to represent the inferred CDS: substituted 2 bases at 2 genomic stop codons), with the protein product MKWELRFICSLLQKYNNYFRYPEDWILVERVRPLKEVLTFALKQQNVDQLKELLKLVLDPDSQQYGKILSLEEVTALVQPSQLTEKNWLQSNAVKNCHTVVTLNFLQCVITVQVADTLLPGTKFHCYRRDGHTLXRSTSLYSVHEDVSQHLDIGELHHFPPQGQDISKSWGGARLSGIGYHLSVTPSVIRSHYNLTVKDVGTAANNRXAVAQFLEQYYEPADLAEFMSLFAGGFMHMSAVERVVGTQGGGKAGTEASLYVEYIMSSGANISTWVFTDPDFVKRSSGTLILNGPCCEGTPRLFFY